The Bacteroidota bacterium genomic interval ATTAAAAGTAAAGGCCCTCGCATCAACGACGAGATTCGGATCGCGCAGATCCGGGTCATCGACGACAACGGGCAGCAGCTCGGAGTCATGACGCCCCGCGAAGCGATCACCATCGCCCAGCAAAAAGGAAAAGATCTTATCGAAGTTGTGCCTAATGCCACGCCCCCGGTCTGCAAGATCATGGACTTCGGCAAATACAAGTACGAACTTCAGAAAAAAGAGAAAATTCAGAAGAAACATCAGCACGTTAGCCTGGTCAAGGAACTTCGTTTCCATCCGAACACCGACGTTCACGATTTCGAGTTCAAGGCCAAGCATGCGATGCAGTTTATTGCAGACGGGCACAAAGTAAAGGCGACGGTGATATTCAAAGGACGGGAAATTACGTATAAGGACCACGGCGAAAGCCTTTTGAACCGCCTCACCGAACGGTTGAGCGAGGTCGCAAAGATCGATCAACCCCTCCATATGGAAGGACGCAGCATGATCATCTTCTACGCCCCCGATAAGTCGGGCAAACTGAAGACGGAAAAAGTAGCCACAGAAAATAAACCAGCATAACACGAAGGAAAACCATG includes:
- the infC gene encoding translation initiation factor IF-3 — encoded protein: MKSKGPRINDEIRIAQIRVIDDNGQQLGVMTPREAITIAQQKGKDLIEVVPNATPPVCKIMDFGKYKYELQKKEKIQKKHQHVSLVKELRFHPNTDVHDFEFKAKHAMQFIADGHKVKATVIFKGREITYKDHGESLLNRLTERLSEVAKIDQPLHMEGRSMIIFYAPDKSGKLKTEKVATENKPA